The Anas platyrhynchos isolate ZD024472 breed Pekin duck chromosome 34, IASCAAS_PekinDuck_T2T, whole genome shotgun sequence genome contains a region encoding:
- the PRKAG1 gene encoding 5'-AMP-activated protein kinase subunit gamma-1 isoform X1: MEDPGPGPGPGPGPAAGSPAEQSPPGPEGEPRRGAYTAFMKSHRCYDLIPTSSKLVVFDTSLQVKKAFFALVTNGVRAAPLWDSKKQSFVGERAGRGACGAGGGGQQGGSAHPACPPGMLTITDFINILHRYYKSPMVQIYELEEHKIETWREVYLQDSFKPLVCISPNASLFDAVSSLIRNKIHRLPVIDPDSGNTLYILTHKRILKFLKLFIAEVPKPEFMAKTLEELRIGTYDNIAVVRTSTPIYVALGIFVQHRVSALPVVDDSGRVVDIYSKFDVINLAAEKTYNNLDVTVTRALQHRSHYFEGVLKCYKHETLETIINRLVEAEVHRLVVVDESDVVKGIISLSDILQALVLPEGSKP; this comes from the exons ATGGAG GatcccggccccggccccggccccggccccggcccggccgcggggAGCCCGGCGGAGCAGAGCCCCCCGGGGCCTGAAG gggagcctcgcCGCGGCGCCTACACCGCCTTCATGAAGTCCCACCGCTGCTACGACCTCATCCCCACCAGCTCCAAGCTCGTCGTCTTCGACACTTCCCTGCAG GTGAAGAAGGCTTTCTTCGCGCTGGTCACCAACGGCGTGCGGGCTGCCCCGCTGTGGGACAGCAAGAAGCAGAGTTTTGTGGGTGAGCGAGCGGGACGGGGggcttgtggggctgggggggggggccagcAGGGGGGCTCTGCTCACCCCGCCTGCCCCCCAGGCATGCTGACCATCACCGACTTCATCAACATCCTGCACCGCTACTACAAGTCACCCATG GTGCAGATCTACGAGCTGGAGGAGCACAAGATAGAGACATGGAGAG AAGTCTACCTGCAGGACTCCTTCAAGCCGCTGGTCTGCATCTCCCCCAACGCCAG CCTCTTCGACGCCGTCTCCTCGCTGATCCGCAACAAGATCCACCGCCTGCCCGTCATCGACCCCGACTCCGGGAACACGCTCTACATCCTCACCCACAAGCGCATCCTCAAGTTCCTCAAACTCTTC ATAGCGGAGGTCCCCAAGCCCGAGTTCATGGCCAAGACGCTGGAGGAGCTGCGGATCGGCACCTACGACAACATCGCCGTGGTGCGGACCAGCACCCCCATCTACGTGGCGCTGGGCATCTTCGTTCAGCACCGCGTGTCTGCCCTGCCGGTCGTCGATGATTCGG GGCGGGTGGTGGACATCTACTCCAAATTCGACGTTATC aacCTGGCGGCCGAGAAGACGTACAACAACCTGGACGTGACGGTGACGCGGGCGCTGCAGCACCGCTCCCACTACTTCGAGGGCGTCCTCAAGTGCTACAAGCACGAGACGCTGGAAACCATCATCAACCGCCTGGTGGAGGCCGAG GTGCACCGGTTGGTGGTGGTGGACGAGAGCGACGTGGTCAAGGGCATCATCTCTCTCTCAGACATCCTGCAAGCCCTGGTTCTCCCAGAGGGCTCCAAGCCCTGA
- the PRKAG1 gene encoding 5'-AMP-activated protein kinase subunit gamma-1 isoform X2, translating into MEDPGPGPGPGPGPAAGSPAEQSPPGPEGEPRRGAYTAFMKSHRCYDLIPTSSKLVVFDTSLQVKKAFFALVTNGVRAAPLWDSKKQSFVGMLTITDFINILHRYYKSPMVQIYELEEHKIETWREVYLQDSFKPLVCISPNASLFDAVSSLIRNKIHRLPVIDPDSGNTLYILTHKRILKFLKLFIAEVPKPEFMAKTLEELRIGTYDNIAVVRTSTPIYVALGIFVQHRVSALPVVDDSGRVVDIYSKFDVINLAAEKTYNNLDVTVTRALQHRSHYFEGVLKCYKHETLETIINRLVEAEVHRLVVVDESDVVKGIISLSDILQALVLPEGSKP; encoded by the exons ATGGAG GatcccggccccggccccggccccggccccggcccggccgcggggAGCCCGGCGGAGCAGAGCCCCCCGGGGCCTGAAG gggagcctcgcCGCGGCGCCTACACCGCCTTCATGAAGTCCCACCGCTGCTACGACCTCATCCCCACCAGCTCCAAGCTCGTCGTCTTCGACACTTCCCTGCAG GTGAAGAAGGCTTTCTTCGCGCTGGTCACCAACGGCGTGCGGGCTGCCCCGCTGTGGGACAGCAAGAAGCAGAGTTTTGTGG GCATGCTGACCATCACCGACTTCATCAACATCCTGCACCGCTACTACAAGTCACCCATG GTGCAGATCTACGAGCTGGAGGAGCACAAGATAGAGACATGGAGAG AAGTCTACCTGCAGGACTCCTTCAAGCCGCTGGTCTGCATCTCCCCCAACGCCAG CCTCTTCGACGCCGTCTCCTCGCTGATCCGCAACAAGATCCACCGCCTGCCCGTCATCGACCCCGACTCCGGGAACACGCTCTACATCCTCACCCACAAGCGCATCCTCAAGTTCCTCAAACTCTTC ATAGCGGAGGTCCCCAAGCCCGAGTTCATGGCCAAGACGCTGGAGGAGCTGCGGATCGGCACCTACGACAACATCGCCGTGGTGCGGACCAGCACCCCCATCTACGTGGCGCTGGGCATCTTCGTTCAGCACCGCGTGTCTGCCCTGCCGGTCGTCGATGATTCGG GGCGGGTGGTGGACATCTACTCCAAATTCGACGTTATC aacCTGGCGGCCGAGAAGACGTACAACAACCTGGACGTGACGGTGACGCGGGCGCTGCAGCACCGCTCCCACTACTTCGAGGGCGTCCTCAAGTGCTACAAGCACGAGACGCTGGAAACCATCATCAACCGCCTGGTGGAGGCCGAG GTGCACCGGTTGGTGGTGGTGGACGAGAGCGACGTGGTCAAGGGCATCATCTCTCTCTCAGACATCCTGCAAGCCCTGGTTCTCCCAGAGGGCTCCAAGCCCTGA
- the PRKAG1 gene encoding 5'-AMP-activated protein kinase subunit gamma-1 isoform X3, with amino-acid sequence MKSHRCYDLIPTSSKLVVFDTSLQVKKAFFALVTNGVRAAPLWDSKKQSFVGERAGRGACGAGGGGQQGGSAHPACPPGMLTITDFINILHRYYKSPMVQIYELEEHKIETWREVYLQDSFKPLVCISPNASLFDAVSSLIRNKIHRLPVIDPDSGNTLYILTHKRILKFLKLFIAEVPKPEFMAKTLEELRIGTYDNIAVVRTSTPIYVALGIFVQHRVSALPVVDDSGRVVDIYSKFDVINLAAEKTYNNLDVTVTRALQHRSHYFEGVLKCYKHETLETIINRLVEAEVHRLVVVDESDVVKGIISLSDILQALVLPEGSKP; translated from the exons ATGAAGTCCCACCGCTGCTACGACCTCATCCCCACCAGCTCCAAGCTCGTCGTCTTCGACACTTCCCTGCAG GTGAAGAAGGCTTTCTTCGCGCTGGTCACCAACGGCGTGCGGGCTGCCCCGCTGTGGGACAGCAAGAAGCAGAGTTTTGTGGGTGAGCGAGCGGGACGGGGggcttgtggggctgggggggggggccagcAGGGGGGCTCTGCTCACCCCGCCTGCCCCCCAGGCATGCTGACCATCACCGACTTCATCAACATCCTGCACCGCTACTACAAGTCACCCATG GTGCAGATCTACGAGCTGGAGGAGCACAAGATAGAGACATGGAGAG AAGTCTACCTGCAGGACTCCTTCAAGCCGCTGGTCTGCATCTCCCCCAACGCCAG CCTCTTCGACGCCGTCTCCTCGCTGATCCGCAACAAGATCCACCGCCTGCCCGTCATCGACCCCGACTCCGGGAACACGCTCTACATCCTCACCCACAAGCGCATCCTCAAGTTCCTCAAACTCTTC ATAGCGGAGGTCCCCAAGCCCGAGTTCATGGCCAAGACGCTGGAGGAGCTGCGGATCGGCACCTACGACAACATCGCCGTGGTGCGGACCAGCACCCCCATCTACGTGGCGCTGGGCATCTTCGTTCAGCACCGCGTGTCTGCCCTGCCGGTCGTCGATGATTCGG GGCGGGTGGTGGACATCTACTCCAAATTCGACGTTATC aacCTGGCGGCCGAGAAGACGTACAACAACCTGGACGTGACGGTGACGCGGGCGCTGCAGCACCGCTCCCACTACTTCGAGGGCGTCCTCAAGTGCTACAAGCACGAGACGCTGGAAACCATCATCAACCGCCTGGTGGAGGCCGAG GTGCACCGGTTGGTGGTGGTGGACGAGAGCGACGTGGTCAAGGGCATCATCTCTCTCTCAGACATCCTGCAAGCCCTGGTTCTCCCAGAGGGCTCCAAGCCCTGA
- the DDN gene encoding dendrin — translation MLGGPERGAGRLRICERTKLLLVEINTVSCCSPATGMAAGCRPASPWTYRSFAGEYAYLEKRLVAELAPPWPPVPRGCPVATPCPPQDFTYRPPPGHESRPRAPPARCTPEGSGCSSPRGRHPAAPPRNPVPGGKLGPPSYETHMRRMQAAHVRRGGPPPYISPPAYDAPHRTLQPRPRSGPWGPRSPPAPAPRGCGAVLGGWSHTLPRAATEVGSRRPRGLQTPPGGVGPPRHSQTLPRAAASRERGPGRSGGRRGQGGHVLIDATRVVVRAQYVPPPQRQQVRYAGGSPGPAAPPGSPPASPKTRTPPAAPSPPRQPPCSPRGPKQSPGPGGGPRGRPPPRRPVLYAQALREAVSRIRRHTAPDSDSEAEGGSGGGRRWPCRDALAYSSSSSSLESTGAPPGAASPPRA, via the exons ATGCTGGGTGGCCCGGAACGGGGCGCGGGGCGCCTGCGGATCTGCGAGCGGAccaagctgctgctggtggagatCAACACGGTCTCGTGTTGCAGCCCGGCCACCGGCATGGCCGCGGGGTGCCGGCCCGCATCCCCCTGGACCTACCGGAGCTTCGCCGGGGAGTACGC GTACCTGGAGAAGCGTTTGGTGGCAGAGCTGGCCCCCCCTTGGCCCCCCGTGCCCCGCGGTTGCCCTGTTGCCACCCCCTGCCCGCCACAGGACTTCACCTACCGGCCCCCCCCAGGCCACGAGAGCCGGCCCCGGGCCCCCCCAGCCCGCTGTACCCCTGAGGGGTCAGGGTGCAGCTCCCCCCGgggccggcacccagcagcccccccccgcaACCCGGTGCCGGGGGGCAAACTGGGCCCCCCCAGCTACGAGACCCACATGCGGCGGATGCAGGCGGCCCATGTGCGCCGGGGGGGGCCGCCCCCCTACATCTCGCCCCCCGCCTACGACGCACCCCACCGCACCCTTCAGCCCCGGCCACGCAGCGGTCCCTGGGGGCCAcgcagcccccccgccccggcaccaaggggctgtggggctgtgctggggggctggAGCCACACGCTGCCCCGGGCGGCCACCGAGGTTGGTTCCCGGCGGCCCCGTGGGCTGCAGACCCCCCCTGGAGGAGTGGGACCCCCCCGGCACAGCCAGACCTTGCCCCGTGCGGCAGCTAGCCGGGAGCGGGGCCCGGGGCGCAGCGGAGGACggcgggggcagggggggcacgTCCTCATCGATGCCACCCGCGTGGTGGTCCGGGCCCAGTACGTGCCCCCCCCGCAGCGGCAGCAGGTCCGGTACGCCGGGGGGAGCCCTgggcccgccgcccccccgggcagccccccTGCGTCCCCCAAAACCCGCacccctccagcagcaccctcGCCCCCCCGCCAGCCGCCGTGCAGCCCCCGGGGCCCCAAGCAAAGCCCGGGGCCAGGAGGGGGGCCCCGGGGACGCCCCCCCCCGCGGCGGCCGGTGCTTTACGCCCAGGCGCTGCGGGAGGCTGTGTCCCGCATCCGGCGGCACACGGCGCCCGACTCCGACTCGGAGGCCgagggggggtccggggggggccggCGGTGGCCGTGCCGCGACGCCCTCgcctacagcagcagcagcagcagcctggagagcaccggagccccccccggagccgccAGCCCCCCCCGAGCCTGA
- the WNT1 gene encoding proto-oncogene Wnt-1: MRAAALLLALRTLWALAFSSLSNTLAVNNSGRWWGIINVASSTNLLTDSKNVQLVLDPSLQLLSRKQRKLIRQNPGILHSVSSGLQTAIKECKWQFRNRRWNCPTSQGPNIFGKIVNRGCRETAFIFAITSAGVTHSVARSCSEGSIESCTCDYRRRGPGGPDWHWGGCSDNIDFGRLFGREFVDSSEKGRDLRFLMNLHNNEAGRMTVFSEMRQECKCHGMSGSCTVRTCWMRLPTFRAVGDVLKDRFDGASRVIYGNKGSNRASRVELHHLEPENPAHKPPSPHDLVYFEKSPNFCTYSGKMGTAGTAGRFCNSSSPGLDGCELLCCGRGYRTRTQRVTERCNCTFHWCCHVSCLNCTNTQVLHECL; the protein is encoded by the exons ATGCGAGCCGCcgcgctgctgctggccctccgCACGCTCTGGGCGCTGGCgttttcctccctctccaaCACGCTGGCGGTGAACAACAGCGGGCGATGGTG GGGCATCATCAACGTGGCCTCCTCCACCAACCTGCTGACGGACTCCAAGAACGTGCAGCTGGTGCTGGaccccagcctgcagctgctgagccGCAAGCAGCGCAAACTGATCCGCCAGAACCCCGGCATCCTGCACAGCGTCAGCTCCGGCCTCCAGACCGCCATCAAGGAGTGCAAGTGGCAATTCCGCAACCGCCGCTGGAACTGCCCCACCTCCCAGGGCCCCAACATCTTCGGCAAAATCGTCAACCGGG GCTGCCGGGAGACGGCGTTCATCTTTGCCATCACCAGCGCCGGCGTGACGCACTCGGTGGCCCGCTCCTGCTCGGAGGGCTCCATCGAGTCGTGCACCTGCGATTACCGGCGCCGTGGCCCTGGGGGGCCCGACTggcactgggggggctgcagcgacAACATTGACTTCGGGCGGCTCTTCGGGAGGGAGTTTGTGGACTCCAGCGAGAAGGGCCGCGACCTGCGCTTCCTCATGAACCTGCACAACAACGAGGCCGGGCGCATG ACAGTCTTCTCCGAGATGCGCCAGGAGTGCAAGTGCCACGGCATGTCGGGCTCGTGCACCGTGCGCACGTGCTGGATGCGGCTGCCCACCTTCCGCGCCGTGGGCGACGTCCTCAAGGACCGCTTCGACGGCGCCTCGCGGGTCATCTACGGCAACAAGGGCAGCAACCGGGCCTCGCGGGTGGAGCTGCACCACCTGGAGCCCGAGAACCCGGCACACAAGCCGCCCTCGCCCCACGACCTCGTCTACTTTGAGAAGTCGCCCAATTTCTGCACCTACAGCGGGAAGATGGGGACGGCGGGCACGGCCGGGCGCTTCTGCAACAGCTCCTCGCCGGGGCTGGACGGGTGCGAGCTGCTGTGCTGCGGGCGCGGGTACCGCACGCGGACCCAGCGCGTCACCGAGCGCTGCAACTGCACCTTCCACTGGTGCTGCCACGTCAGCTGCCTGAACTGCACCAACACCCAGGTGCTGCACGAGTGCCTGTGA